In Nonomuraea muscovyensis, one genomic interval encodes:
- a CDS encoding MFS transporter encodes MSSPRDRQARIATFVAYAVQGLSFATLLVQTATLQDKHRLDEGSLTLLLLVVPVFAGVGSLAAGSFAHRRGSKLMLRVAQPAVAAAVVLAGIAPDVPVLLVALLLFGLAVGAVDAGINMQGVAVERRYGRAVLNGFHSMWSVFSLAGALWASAAAELDLAVIMGVPMALAVAACLYAGPRLCTLQEEKVEASTATVTGRQPWRPIIPLCLAMGFLYVGDAAVSNFSTVFMQDVMAASREVVPLAYAAYQGATLAVRLGGDFAVRRYGPAAIVRIGGAIATLGFLGVVLAPNQPLTIVAFGLTGVGLSVVAPQSFSAAGRLDPAGTGVAIARVNLFNYVGFIVGAALVGGIADAADMRVAFAAPLVLAAVIVVLARGFEPAVTGRGQASERR; translated from the coding sequence CGCCTACGCCGTGCAGGGCCTGTCGTTCGCGACGCTGCTCGTCCAGACCGCGACCCTGCAGGACAAGCATCGGCTGGACGAGGGCTCGCTCACGCTGCTGCTGCTCGTCGTGCCGGTCTTCGCCGGGGTGGGCAGCCTGGCGGCGGGCTCGTTCGCCCACCGCAGGGGCAGCAAGCTCATGCTGCGCGTCGCCCAGCCCGCCGTCGCGGCGGCCGTCGTGCTCGCCGGGATCGCCCCGGACGTGCCGGTGCTGCTCGTCGCGCTGCTGCTGTTCGGCCTGGCGGTGGGCGCGGTGGACGCGGGCATCAACATGCAGGGCGTGGCGGTCGAGCGCAGGTACGGCCGGGCCGTGCTCAACGGCTTCCACAGCATGTGGAGCGTGTTCAGCCTGGCCGGAGCGCTGTGGGCGTCGGCGGCGGCCGAGCTCGACCTGGCCGTGATCATGGGCGTGCCGATGGCGCTGGCCGTGGCAGCCTGCCTGTACGCCGGGCCGCGGCTGTGCACCCTCCAGGAGGAGAAGGTGGAGGCGTCCACGGCGACCGTCACCGGCCGGCAGCCGTGGCGGCCGATCATCCCGCTCTGTCTGGCGATGGGCTTCCTGTACGTCGGCGACGCCGCGGTGTCCAACTTCAGCACCGTCTTCATGCAGGACGTCATGGCGGCGAGCCGCGAGGTGGTCCCGCTCGCCTACGCCGCCTACCAGGGCGCGACGCTGGCCGTCCGGCTCGGCGGCGACTTCGCGGTCCGCAGGTACGGCCCGGCGGCGATCGTCAGGATCGGCGGCGCCATCGCGACCCTGGGGTTCCTCGGCGTGGTGCTGGCCCCGAACCAGCCGCTGACCATCGTGGCGTTCGGGCTGACCGGGGTGGGGCTGTCGGTGGTCGCCCCGCAGTCGTTCTCGGCGGCGGGACGGCTGGACCCGGCGGGCACGGGCGTGGCCATCGCGCGGGTCAACTTGTTCAACTACGTCGGCTTCATCGTCGGCGCGGCCCTGGTCGGCGGCATTGCGGACGCCGCCGACATGCGGGTGGCGTTCGCGGCGCCGCTCGTGCTGGCGGCCGTGATCGTGGTGCTGGCCAGGGGCTTCGAGCCCGCGGTCACGGGACGCGGTCAGGCCAGCGAGCGCAGGTAG
- a CDS encoding TIM barrel protein, whose protein sequence is MRLAGAPISWGVCEVPGWGHQLDPERVLGEMRELGLTATELGPEGFLTPSLIASYGLGAVGAFVPAVLHDPGHDPLPGIPEVDGMLVLAAATGRDGYDARPVLDETGWAAMLANLDRITAERGPGVALHPHVGTMVETRDEVSRVLDGSAVPLCLDTGHLLIGGTDPAELVRQAAGRVSHVHLKDVDARLAARVSGGELTYTQAVRAGVYRPLGQGDVDIAGIVAGLDASGYQGWYVMEQDVILAGPDDRPVDDVRTSLAYLRSLA, encoded by the coding sequence ATGAGACTGGCCGGAGCGCCCATCTCGTGGGGCGTGTGCGAGGTTCCCGGCTGGGGCCACCAGCTCGACCCCGAGCGGGTGCTCGGCGAGATGCGCGAGCTGGGTCTCACCGCGACCGAGCTGGGTCCCGAGGGGTTCCTGACGCCCTCGCTCATCGCGTCGTACGGGCTGGGCGCCGTGGGCGCCTTCGTGCCCGCAGTCCTGCACGACCCCGGCCACGACCCGCTGCCCGGCATCCCGGAGGTCGACGGCATGCTGGTGCTGGCCGCGGCCACCGGCCGTGACGGCTACGACGCGCGCCCGGTCCTCGACGAGACCGGCTGGGCCGCCATGCTGGCCAACCTCGACCGGATCACCGCCGAACGCGGCCCCGGCGTGGCCCTGCACCCGCACGTCGGCACCATGGTCGAGACCCGCGACGAGGTGAGCCGGGTGCTCGACGGCAGCGCGGTTCCGCTCTGCCTGGACACCGGGCACCTGCTGATCGGCGGCACCGACCCGGCCGAGCTGGTGCGGCAGGCCGCCGGCCGGGTGTCGCACGTCCACCTGAAGGACGTCGACGCGCGGCTGGCCGCCCGCGTCTCCGGCGGGGAGCTGACCTACACCCAGGCGGTGCGCGCGGGCGTGTACCGCCCGCTCGGGCAGGGCGACGTGGACATCGCCGGCATCGTGGCCGGACTCGACGCGAGCGGCTACCAGGGCTGGTACGTCATGGAGCAGGACGTCATCCTCGCCGGCCCCGATGACCGTCCCGTCGACGACGTCCGGACCAGCCTCGCCTACCTGCGCTCGCTGGCCTGA
- a CDS encoding Gfo/Idh/MocA family protein, giving the protein MRVGLLGLGRIGAFHAATLAAHPLVDELIVADPVRTSPHGRPGDPFDADAVVIATPTSTHAELLIEACRRGVPAFCEKPAAVGVKETLEVLAADRDGRVRIGFQRRFDAGYVSAAAALRAGELGELHRVHVITADPAPPPAAYIPLSGGIYRDCHIHDFDILRWVTGREVDWVYAAGANRGAAFFREAGDVDNSAALLGLDDGTLVTLQGSRYNGAGYDVRMELAGTRGTQVVGLGPRAPMRSTEGLQPPGEPWPDFVTRFRQAYVDEIDGFLRGDPRLCSVEEALAALHVAEAAELSRREGRPVQVAEVRA; this is encoded by the coding sequence ATGCGTGTCGGACTGCTGGGCCTGGGCCGGATCGGAGCGTTCCACGCGGCCACCCTGGCCGCCCACCCCCTGGTCGACGAGCTGATCGTCGCCGACCCCGTGCGCACGTCGCCGCACGGCCGGCCGGGCGACCCGTTCGACGCCGACGCCGTGGTCATCGCCACCCCGACCAGCACCCACGCCGAGCTGCTCATCGAGGCCTGCCGAAGGGGCGTGCCCGCGTTCTGCGAGAAGCCCGCGGCGGTCGGCGTCAAGGAGACCCTGGAGGTGCTGGCCGCCGACCGCGACGGCCGGGTGCGGATCGGCTTCCAGCGCAGGTTCGACGCCGGATACGTGAGCGCGGCCGCCGCGCTGCGCGCCGGCGAGCTGGGGGAGCTGCACCGCGTCCACGTGATCACCGCGGACCCCGCGCCGCCGCCCGCCGCCTACATCCCGCTGTCCGGCGGCATCTACCGCGACTGCCACATCCATGACTTCGACATCCTGCGCTGGGTGACCGGCCGCGAGGTCGACTGGGTGTACGCGGCGGGCGCCAACCGGGGCGCCGCCTTCTTCCGCGAGGCGGGTGACGTGGACAACAGCGCCGCCCTGCTCGGCCTCGACGACGGCACCCTCGTCACGCTCCAGGGTTCCCGCTACAACGGCGCCGGCTACGACGTGCGCATGGAGCTGGCCGGCACCAGGGGCACGCAGGTCGTCGGCCTCGGCCCCCGCGCCCCCATGCGCTCCACCGAGGGCCTGCAACCGCCGGGCGAGCCGTGGCCCGACTTCGTGACCCGCTTCCGGCAGGCGTACGTGGACGAGATCGACGGCTTCCTGCGCGGCGACCCGCGCCTGTGCTCGGTCGAGGAGGCGCTGGCCGCGCTCCACGTCGCCGAGGCCGCCGAGCTGTCGCGCCGCGAGGGCCGCCCCGTCCAGGTGGCGGAGGTGCGGGCATGA
- the pdxR gene encoding MocR-like pyridoxine biosynthesis transcription factor PdxR: protein MADLYVPIDHARGGIAGQIAVALRDAVRHGRLEPGRRLPASRDLAADLGVSRGVVVEAYEQLVAEGFLVSRVGSGTHVAPAAARTPAPSPATTAPTGADRTFYGHRATSPDLGHFPRERWLASLRHAVTAIPSDAFDYGDPGGVPELREELAGYLRRVRAADVDPANLVIVGGVAQGLSLVLHVLTQRAGGLPLAVEDPASHRQVPLLRRAGARLLPVPVDDEGVDVAALRDRPARAALVTPAHQYPTGVVLSPGRRAALVEWAQDTGATVLEDDYDAEFRFDRDPVGCLQGLAPGHVVLSGSVSKALAPGLRLGWVAAPAELAEAVRRARGELDLGSPVVEQYALAHFLRTGGYDKHLRQMRREYRRRRDALVGALAEHLPQVRVRGIEAGLHAYLDLPAGWDEGRTAEAARDLGLVAEPVGPMRFTPGGPAVVVGFARLPAHRAEESVIGLKVRMSGQNID, encoded by the coding sequence ATGGCCGATCTGTACGTGCCGATAGACCACGCGCGGGGCGGCATCGCCGGGCAGATCGCCGTCGCGCTGCGCGACGCGGTCCGCCACGGCCGCCTGGAGCCGGGCCGCCGGCTGCCCGCCAGCCGCGACCTCGCCGCCGACCTGGGCGTGTCGCGCGGGGTGGTCGTGGAGGCGTACGAGCAGCTCGTGGCGGAGGGGTTCCTCGTCTCGCGCGTCGGGTCGGGCACCCACGTGGCGCCCGCCGCCGCCCGCACGCCCGCCCCCTCCCCGGCCACGACCGCGCCCACCGGCGCGGACCGGACCTTCTACGGGCATCGCGCCACCTCGCCCGACCTCGGCCACTTCCCGAGGGAGCGCTGGCTCGCCTCGCTCAGGCACGCCGTGACGGCCATCCCCTCCGACGCCTTCGACTACGGCGACCCGGGCGGTGTCCCCGAGCTGCGCGAGGAGCTGGCCGGCTACCTCAGGCGGGTGCGGGCCGCCGACGTGGACCCGGCCAACCTGGTGATCGTGGGCGGCGTGGCTCAGGGGCTCAGCCTGGTGCTCCACGTTCTCACCCAGCGGGCGGGCGGGCTGCCCCTGGCTGTGGAGGACCCGGCCAGCCACCGGCAGGTGCCCCTGCTGCGCCGGGCGGGCGCCCGCCTGCTGCCCGTCCCGGTCGACGACGAGGGCGTCGACGTGGCCGCCCTGCGGGACCGGCCGGCGAGGGCGGCGCTGGTCACCCCCGCCCACCAGTACCCGACGGGCGTCGTGCTCTCGCCGGGGCGGCGGGCCGCGCTCGTGGAGTGGGCGCAGGACACCGGCGCGACCGTCCTGGAGGACGACTACGACGCCGAGTTCCGCTTCGACCGCGACCCGGTCGGCTGCCTGCAGGGCCTGGCCCCCGGCCACGTGGTCCTGTCGGGCAGCGTCAGCAAGGCCCTGGCTCCCGGGCTCAGGCTGGGCTGGGTGGCGGCCCCCGCCGAGCTGGCCGAGGCGGTGCGACGGGCCCGGGGCGAGCTGGACCTCGGCTCCCCGGTGGTCGAGCAGTACGCGCTGGCCCACTTCCTGCGCACCGGCGGCTACGACAAGCACCTGCGCCAGATGCGCCGGGAGTACCGCCGTCGCAGGGACGCCCTGGTCGGAGCCCTGGCCGAGCACCTGCCGCAGGTCCGGGTGCGGGGCATCGAGGCGGGCCTGCACGCCTACCTCGACCTGCCCGCCGGCTGGGACGAGGGCCGGACGGCCGAGGCGGCGCGGGACCTCGGCCTGGTCGCCGAGCCGGTCGGGCCGATGCGCTTCACGCCGGGCGGTCCGGCGGTGGTCGTCGGCTTCGCCCGGCTGCCCGCGCACCGGGCCGAGGAGTCCGTTATCGGGCTAAAGGTAAGAATGTCAGGACAAAATATTGACTGA
- a CDS encoding DMT family transporter, with translation MRSSMRSGVAGAASAMFLVGTLAGVSGLVKDYPVYGGQAVRYLVAAVVLLAVTRALGLRFVRLTGKEWALLGALSLLGLVIFNVCVVESARASGPALVGTVLGTVPLALALAGGRPAPRLLTGAGVVVAGATLATGLGSGTPAGLLWALGALAGEIGFSLLAIPLLPKLGAMRVSAYSTVLAVPSLAAIGLVQDGTGALRMPTFAEAAGFGYLAIVVTVVAFCLWYTSLPKLGPGRAGLFAGLIPLGAIVTGLVLGVATPSGYDLLGAGLVIAGIAVGLTAPPPGRVSLAAT, from the coding sequence ATGAGAAGTTCCATGCGAAGCGGTGTGGCGGGCGCGGCGAGCGCGATGTTCCTCGTGGGCACGCTGGCAGGCGTGTCGGGGCTGGTCAAGGACTACCCCGTGTACGGCGGGCAGGCGGTTCGCTACCTGGTGGCGGCCGTCGTCCTGCTCGCCGTGACGCGGGCGCTGGGACTGCGGTTCGTCCGGTTGACCGGGAAGGAGTGGGCGTTGCTGGGCGCCCTGTCGCTGCTCGGCCTGGTCATCTTCAACGTGTGCGTCGTCGAGTCGGCGCGCGCCTCGGGGCCCGCGCTGGTCGGCACCGTGCTCGGCACCGTGCCGCTGGCCCTGGCGCTGGCCGGCGGGCGGCCCGCGCCCCGGCTGCTGACGGGGGCGGGCGTGGTCGTGGCCGGGGCCACGCTGGCGACCGGGCTCGGCAGCGGCACCCCGGCCGGGCTGCTGTGGGCGCTCGGCGCGCTCGCCGGGGAGATCGGCTTCTCTCTGCTGGCGATCCCGTTGCTGCCCAAGCTCGGGGCGATGCGGGTCAGCGCCTACTCGACCGTGCTGGCCGTGCCGTCGCTGGCCGCGATCGGGCTGGTCCAGGACGGGACCGGTGCGCTCCGGATGCCCACGTTCGCCGAGGCGGCCGGGTTCGGCTACCTGGCGATCGTGGTGACCGTGGTGGCGTTCTGCCTCTGGTACACCTCGCTGCCGAAGCTGGGACCCGGCCGGGCCGGGCTGTTCGCGGGGCTCATCCCGCTCGGCGCCATCGTCACGGGGCTCGTGCTGGGCGTCGCGACGCCCTCCGGCTACGACCTGCTCGGCGCCGGCCTGGTGATCGCCGGCATCGCGGTGGGCCTCACGGCGCCGCCGCCCGGACGGGTCTCCCTGGCCGCCACCTGA
- a CDS encoding fumarate hydratase translates to MAEFDYSDLLPLGADETAYRLITSEGVRKVEAAGRTFLEVEPEALRLLTETAVHDISHYLRSSHLAQLRRIIEDPESSGNDRFVALDLLKNASISAGGVLPMCQDTGTAIVMGKRGRHVLTDGRDAEHISRGVYDAYTRLNLRYSQMAPLTMWEEKNTGTNLPAQIELYAEDPGGHADAYKLLFMAKGGGSANKSFLYQETKAVLNEKRMLAFLEEKIRSLGTAACPPYHLAVVVGGTSAEYALKTAKYASARYLDSIPTEGSPSGHGFRDLEMEAKVFELTQKLGIGAQFGGKYFCHDVRVIRLPRHGASCPVAIAVSCSADRQALAKITAEGVFLEQLETDPARFLPETTSEQLSDDVVRVDLNRPMPEILAQLTRCPVKTRLSLTGPLVVARDIAHAKIAELLDQGGEMPQYLKDHAVYYAGPAKTPEGYASGSFGPTTAGRMDSYVERFQAAGGSMVMLAKGNRSQQVTDACQKYGGFYLGSIGGPAARLAQDCIRKVEVLEYPELGMEAVWRIEVEDFPAFVVVDDKGDDFFTDRTGPVLSIGRR, encoded by the coding sequence ATGGCCGAGTTCGACTACAGCGACCTTCTCCCACTGGGTGCCGACGAGACCGCATATCGGCTGATCACCTCGGAGGGGGTGCGGAAGGTCGAGGCGGCGGGCCGCACGTTCCTGGAGGTCGAGCCCGAGGCGCTGCGCCTGCTCACCGAGACGGCCGTGCACGACATCTCCCACTACCTGCGGTCGTCGCACCTCGCCCAGCTCCGCAGGATCATCGAGGACCCGGAGTCGAGCGGCAACGACCGGTTCGTCGCGCTCGACCTGCTCAAGAACGCCTCCATCTCGGCCGGTGGCGTGCTGCCCATGTGCCAGGACACCGGCACCGCCATCGTCATGGGCAAGCGGGGCCGCCACGTGCTGACCGACGGGCGCGACGCCGAGCACATCTCGCGCGGCGTCTACGACGCCTACACCCGCCTCAACCTCCGCTACTCCCAGATGGCGCCGCTGACCATGTGGGAGGAGAAGAACACCGGCACCAACCTGCCTGCCCAGATCGAGCTGTACGCCGAGGACCCGGGCGGCCACGCCGACGCCTACAAGCTGCTGTTCATGGCCAAGGGCGGCGGTTCGGCCAACAAGTCGTTCCTCTACCAGGAGACCAAGGCGGTGCTCAACGAGAAGCGCATGCTGGCCTTCCTGGAGGAGAAGATCCGCTCCCTCGGCACCGCGGCCTGCCCGCCGTACCACCTGGCGGTCGTCGTGGGCGGCACGTCCGCCGAGTACGCCCTGAAGACGGCCAAGTACGCCAGCGCCCGCTACCTCGACTCCATCCCCACCGAGGGCTCGCCCTCCGGGCACGGCTTCCGCGACCTGGAGATGGAGGCCAAGGTCTTCGAGCTGACCCAGAAGCTCGGCATCGGCGCCCAGTTCGGCGGCAAGTACTTCTGCCACGACGTCCGCGTCATCCGGCTCCCCCGCCACGGCGCCTCCTGCCCGGTGGCCATCGCCGTCTCCTGCTCGGCCGACCGGCAGGCCCTGGCGAAGATCACGGCCGAGGGGGTGTTCCTGGAGCAGTTGGAGACCGACCCGGCCCGGTTCCTGCCCGAGACCACCTCCGAGCAGCTCTCCGACGACGTCGTCCGGGTGGATCTCAACCGCCCGATGCCCGAGATCCTCGCCCAGCTCACGCGCTGTCCCGTCAAGACGCGCCTGTCCCTCACCGGTCCGCTCGTCGTGGCCCGCGACATCGCGCACGCCAAGATCGCCGAGCTGCTCGACCAGGGCGGCGAGATGCCGCAGTACCTCAAGGACCACGCCGTCTACTACGCCGGACCGGCCAAGACGCCCGAGGGCTACGCCTCCGGCTCGTTCGGCCCGACCACCGCGGGCCGCATGGACTCCTACGTCGAGCGCTTCCAGGCCGCCGGCGGCTCGATGGTCATGCTGGCCAAGGGCAACCGGTCGCAGCAGGTGACGGACGCCTGCCAGAAGTACGGGGGCTTCTACCTCGGCTCCATCGGCGGGCCCGCGGCGCGGCTGGCGCAGGACTGCATCAGGAAGGTGGAGGTCCTGGAGTATCCGGAGCTGGGGATGGAGGCGGTGTGGCGGATCGAGGTCGAGGACTTCCCCGCGTTCGTCGTGGTGGACGACAAGGGTGACGACTTCTTCACCGACCGCACGGGCCCGGTGCTGAGCATCGGCCGCCGCTGA
- a CDS encoding DUF5999 family protein, producing the protein MCSHVPTCPTAASPDREASHVIAAHPDQGWSLLCNGVVLFDDTGLLLPDGTIVAPHRAPVAA; encoded by the coding sequence ATGTGCAGTCACGTTCCCACCTGTCCCACCGCCGCCTCGCCCGACCGTGAGGCGTCCCACGTGATCGCGGCCCACCCCGACCAGGGCTGGAGCCTGTTGTGCAACGGTGTCGTGCTGTTCGACGACACCGGCCTGCTGCTCCCCGACGGCACCATCGTGGCGCCTCACCGAGCCCCGGTCGCCGCCTGA
- a CDS encoding superoxide dismutase, which produces MGDYTLPDMPYDYAALEPAITGEILELHHAKHHAAYVKGANDTLERLAEARDKGEFGNLVGLEKTFAFNLSGHVLHSIFWRNLSPDGGDRPDGALADAIDEHFGTFEAFQKQLTTATASVQGSGWGVLAWEPLGRRLVVEQVYDHHGNVGMNTTPLLVFDAWEHAYYLQYRNVRPDYVHKLWDLVDWTDVAARFTDVTSQAG; this is translated from the coding sequence ATGGGGGACTACACCCTTCCCGACATGCCCTATGACTACGCGGCTCTGGAGCCCGCCATCACCGGCGAGATCCTGGAGCTGCACCACGCCAAGCACCACGCCGCGTACGTCAAGGGCGCCAACGACACGCTGGAACGGCTCGCCGAGGCCCGCGACAAGGGCGAGTTCGGCAACCTCGTCGGCCTGGAGAAGACGTTCGCCTTCAACCTGTCCGGCCACGTGCTGCACTCGATCTTCTGGCGCAACCTCTCCCCCGACGGGGGCGACCGGCCCGACGGGGCGCTCGCGGACGCCATCGACGAGCACTTCGGCACGTTCGAGGCGTTCCAGAAGCAGCTCACCACCGCGACGGCGTCCGTGCAGGGCTCCGGCTGGGGCGTGCTGGCCTGGGAGCCGCTCGGCCGCCGGCTCGTGGTCGAGCAGGTCTACGACCACCACGGCAACGTCGGCATGAACACCACTCCGCTGCTCGTCTTCGACGCCTGGGAACACGCCTACTACCTGCAGTACCGCAACGTGCGACCCGACTATGTGCACAAACTCTGGGACCTGGTCGACTGGACGGATGTGGCAGCCCGCTTTACTGACGTGACGAGTCAGGCGGGTTGA
- a CDS encoding serine/threonine-protein kinase has product MRAPSGYLLAARYRLLEPVGRGGMGTVWRAHDELLDRHVAVKEVRLPAVLDEELRAELCARTEREGRATAMVAHPSVITVFDVVTEDDRPWIVMELLQARSLEQLIQQDGPLQPRRAAEIGRQILGALRAVHAKGILHRDVKPSNVLVTEDRAVLTDFGLAALEGDVSITQAGIVLGSAGYIAPERVLGSKASPAGDLWSLGATLYTAVEGRGLHGRRTAAAALAALTSGEPIPMTKAGPLAPVLDALLRIDPQTRLDSVRASLMLARVAAGGSAEEPLTPRRSARPGSVISAPSFTRRPAHRGLHRAEATAAALSNGSTPARAPLAPRPQPVPPPRQERRPGEGVHRRRVEPHPALSVYARVKAALIKMFLPRRFWPRELRKRG; this is encoded by the coding sequence ATGCGTGCGCCCTCCGGTTACCTCCTCGCCGCGCGCTACCGGCTTCTCGAACCGGTCGGTCGCGGCGGCATGGGCACCGTCTGGCGGGCGCATGACGAGCTGCTCGACCGCCACGTCGCGGTCAAGGAGGTCCGGCTGCCGGCCGTGCTCGACGAGGAGCTGCGCGCCGAGCTGTGCGCCCGCACCGAGCGCGAGGGCCGGGCGACCGCGATGGTCGCCCATCCTTCGGTCATCACCGTCTTCGACGTCGTCACCGAGGACGACCGGCCGTGGATCGTGATGGAGCTGCTCCAGGCCAGGTCCCTGGAGCAGCTCATCCAGCAGGACGGACCGCTCCAGCCGCGCCGGGCCGCGGAGATCGGCCGGCAGATCCTCGGCGCGCTGCGCGCAGTGCACGCCAAGGGCATCCTGCACCGCGACGTCAAGCCCAGCAACGTGCTGGTGACCGAGGATCGGGCCGTGCTCACCGACTTCGGGCTGGCGGCGCTGGAGGGCGACGTCTCCATCACCCAGGCCGGCATCGTGCTCGGCTCGGCCGGCTACATCGCTCCAGAGCGCGTGCTCGGCTCCAAGGCGAGCCCGGCCGGCGACCTGTGGTCGCTCGGCGCGACCCTCTACACCGCCGTCGAGGGCAGGGGCCTGCACGGCCGCCGCACGGCCGCGGCCGCGCTGGCGGCGCTCACCAGCGGCGAGCCGATCCCGATGACCAAGGCCGGGCCGCTCGCCCCGGTGCTCGACGCGCTGCTCCGCATCGACCCGCAGACCAGGCTCGACTCGGTCCGGGCCTCGCTCATGCTGGCCCGCGTGGCTGCCGGCGGCTCGGCGGAGGAGCCGCTCACGCCCCGCAGGTCCGCGCGTCCGGGATCGGTGATCTCGGCCCCCTCCTTCACGCGCAGGCCCGCGCACCGCGGCCTGCACAGGGCGGAGGCGACGGCGGCGGCCCTGTCCAACGGCTCGACCCCGGCACGCGCCCCCCTCGCCCCGCGGCCCCAGCCCGTGCCGCCGCCGCGGCAGGAGCGCAGGCCCGGTGAGGGCGTGCACCGCCGGCGCGTCGAACCTCACCCCGCGCTGTCCGTTTACGCCCGCGTGAAGGCGGCGCTGATAAAGATGTTCCTTCCTAGGCGGTTCTGGCCTCGAGAACTTCGCAAGCGCGGGTAA
- a CDS encoding serine/threonine-protein kinase, whose amino-acid sequence MPEHQTRLLAERYELISPLGRGTMGTVWRAHDRALGREVAVKQIRQDPGLTEEQRTELRERMVREGRLAARISHPAVAAIHDVLIHEGSPWIIMELVEARSLEQVIDEEGPLPPRLVAEIGVDLLGALRAAHAQGITHRDVKPANVLITETGRVVLTDFGIARAEGDSRLTRTGMVIGSPGYTAPERARGDYTGPESDIWSLGATLYFAVEGRPAFERSSIAETLAALLSENADPPTQAGQLRPVLNGLLNKDHKQRLSAAQAETMLRMVADTPTSEMPVITGEALPEQEMSVADARHTPPAVPGAARPAGAPPAVGGPPPPAGQPAGPGSPYGVPAAPPYAGPNPAAAPGGHQQGEPGGRYGGPPRPGPAGPHGPEPVPHGPGALPPGQAPHGPGGLPPGQAPRGPGAFPPGQEPASRGPGSGPGSGPGTVPHARPDAARLPRPADAPGGRPPGDGPGQQGGEEWDPERTVSVMRPKSPMPPPAAPQRPPASPPQPPHDEGAMTTRRVQVHRNPIGSPGQQVYPLPAPPAGHPGARSGPTAPHQAPPGARPPGPQLPYGARPPHEPRPERPDSHGLGTDLFAIAGPEQRPADNRKGLLILAIAAAVAVVMAIVIVAVASSG is encoded by the coding sequence ATGCCGGAACACCAGACTCGCCTGCTCGCAGAGCGCTACGAGCTCATCTCACCGCTCGGGCGGGGGACGATGGGCACCGTGTGGCGTGCTCACGATCGCGCTCTGGGGCGCGAGGTGGCGGTCAAGCAGATCCGCCAGGACCCGGGCCTCACCGAGGAGCAGCGGACCGAGCTGCGCGAGCGCATGGTGCGCGAGGGCCGCCTGGCCGCCCGCATCAGCCATCCGGCCGTGGCGGCCATCCACGACGTGCTCATCCACGAGGGCAGCCCGTGGATCATCATGGAGCTGGTCGAGGCGCGCTCGCTGGAGCAGGTGATCGACGAGGAGGGTCCGCTGCCGCCCCGGCTGGTGGCCGAGATCGGCGTCGACCTGCTCGGCGCGCTGCGCGCCGCGCACGCGCAGGGCATCACGCACCGCGACGTCAAGCCCGCCAACGTGCTGATCACCGAGACCGGCCGCGTGGTGCTGACCGACTTCGGCATCGCGCGGGCCGAGGGCGACTCCCGGCTCACCAGGACCGGCATGGTGATCGGCTCGCCCGGCTACACCGCGCCCGAACGGGCGCGCGGCGACTACACGGGCCCCGAGTCCGACATCTGGTCGCTCGGCGCGACGCTCTACTTCGCCGTCGAGGGGCGTCCGGCGTTCGAGCGGTCCTCGATCGCGGAGACCCTGGCCGCGCTGCTGAGCGAGAACGCCGACCCGCCCACGCAGGCCGGGCAGCTCCGGCCGGTGCTGAACGGGCTGCTGAACAAGGACCACAAGCAGCGCCTGAGCGCGGCCCAGGCGGAGACGATGCTGCGCATGGTCGCCGACACGCCGACCAGCGAGATGCCTGTCATCACGGGCGAGGCCCTGCCGGAACAGGAGATGTCCGTGGCCGATGCCAGGCACACACCCCCCGCCGTCCCGGGCGCCGCCCGCCCGGCCGGCGCTCCCCCCGCCGTCGGGGGCCCGCCTCCCCCCGCGGGACAACCCGCCGGGCCCGGTTCGCCGTACGGCGTGCCCGCCGCCCCGCCGTACGCGGGCCCGAACCCGGCGGCGGCGCCGGGCGGTCACCAGCAGGGTGAGCCGGGCGGCCGGTACGGCGGCCCCCCGCGGCCCGGCCCCGCCGGCCCGCACGGACCCGAGCCGGTCCCGCACGGCCCTGGCGCCCTCCCGCCCGGACAGGCACCGCACGGCCCCGGCGGTCTCCCGCCCGGACAGGCACCCCGAGGTCCGGGCGCCTTCCCACCCGGCCAGGAGCCGGCGTCGCGTGGTCCTGGCAGTGGTCCTGGCAGTGGTCCTGGCACTGTTCCGCACGCCCGGCCCGACGCCGCGCGGCTCCCCCGCCCGGCCGACGCCCCCGGCGGCCGGCCGCCGGGCGACGGGCCCGGGCAACAGGGCGGCGAGGAGTGGGACCCGGAGCGGACCGTCAGCGTGATGCGTCCCAAGTCCCCGATGCCGCCCCCCGCAGCGCCGCAGCGGCCTCCCGCCTCGCCGCCCCAGCCGCCCCACGACGAGGGGGCCATGACCACGCGGCGGGTGCAGGTGCACCGCAATCCCATCGGCTCGCCCGGCCAGCAGGTCTACCCGCTGCCCGCGCCGCCGGCCGGCCACCCGGGCGCCCGGTCCGGGCCCACCGCTCCGCACCAGGCGCCGCCCGGCGCGCGCCCGCCCGGCCCGCAGCTCCCGTACGGCGCCCGCCCCCCGCACGAGCCGCGGCCCGAGCGCCCCGACTCCCACGGCCTCGGCACCGACCTGTTCGCGATCGCCGGTCCCGAGCAGCGTCCCGCCGACAACCGCAAGGGCCTGCTCATCCTCGCCATCGCCGCCGCGGTGGCCGTGGTGATGGCCATCGTGATCGTGGCGGTGGCGTCGTCCGGTTGA